The genomic interval TCCTGTGGAGGAATGACACCATGAGAAAAACCTTTTCTCATTTACAAAGCTGAGGATCcaaatttagaaaatgaaatactaaatGTTTTACTGGAGCAACTTGGTGCTAGTGAAAGatctcctctccccttcttaCTGCCGGGGCTTTGAGAGACTCATGATCTCACCTCCACCAGCTCTAATGCAGTTTGTggcaggctgccagcagcctggcagTATTGGTGCCATTGCTACATACATGTAATTACATTAGACCAGAAGCAAGCAGGAGAAAGCTTGGTATGGGTGACTTGCCACAGTATTCACTGTCTTAGAACTGCACTGTCTGATGGGACTATGCTGGACAGGATAGGACCTTGCCAGCTCAAAGCCTGTTACTGAAGACTGGCCTTTGTTCTGAttaagaggaggaggaaaaaaaactaattaagaaaaaaaaaaaaagctttgggtgtgtttgtggggtttttgctacgagggaaggggagggaaaggaactGTGAAACCTTTCTCCTTCTGCCCTTTTGACCTCCTCTGCTGTTGTGTGCCTTCTGCATTGTACTCGTGGAAGACTATTCTTGCCAGCCAAGGATCTTGAATGCCACACTTGGCAGCATCCAAGATTCCCACTGCACTAGCAAAAGGCCACAGACTCATTCACACAAGTGCTCCCCTTGCCATACTGGTCCATTGCATCTTGCAGGTTCCTGGTGGTCCACCCTGGCCTCTGCTACCTTCTTGAAGTCAAAGCATGGTTTCCATGCAATGCGTTCTCCTGCAGTCCCTTCCCTgcgctgcctgctgctggcctcAGGCTGCCTGCATCAGTGTGGCTGCAGGTGAAGCTGGTGTGATGCTATGACCCTTGAATCTCAACCACCTTGGCAGAAATCAGGGCCCAGCAGTGTCTGCCTCGGATGGCAATTCACAGTAAAGTTCCTCCCTTAACCCCTTGGTCTCCCCTTCTCTTGGCAGGTCTCATCCTAGTGAATGAGCCCTACTACAACGAGGCGGGCTTTGACAGCGACCGGGGCCTCCAGGAGGGCTATGAGAACAGTCGCTGCTACAATGAGATGACCCTGATCCGGGTGGTGCAGTCCATGATGCAGCTGCTGCGCAGGCCAGTGGAAGTCTTTGAACACGAAATCCGTGAACATTTTCGCTGCAATGGCTGGCGCCTGGTGTCCCGCATCGAATCCTGGCTGGAGACGAACGAGCTGGTGGAGCGGAGCCACGAACAGGCCAATGGGGCAGATTCTGCCTCCCTTCACTCTGCCTGCGGCACCCTGGCCGAGAGCCCAGGAGACAATGCAGGGTCGCTGGGGGAGTACGGCAGCAGCTCGGAGCAGGGGGCTGCCGCCGAACTTTCCGACTCCGCACTCGACgggaaggaggagctggaggagtcGGAGTTCATGACCTCGACGCCCAATGCTGGTGATCTTCAACAGTACTCAGACTCGGAGAGCACAGGCCAAGCCAGGGGGGTAGACCTGGCCAGAGACCGAACGGACGAGGGGAAGGCTGCCCAGGACTCTGCCTTGCAGCCTAGTgtgaaaccaaagaaaaggagaaagagctACAGGAGTTTCCTTCCGGAGAAGAGCGGTTACCCTGATATTGGgttccccctcttccctttgTCCAAGGGGTTCATTAAAAGCATCCGCGGTGTCTTGCAGCAGTACCGGGCTGCCTTAGCAGGGGCCAATATCCCAGAGTGGACAGAGGACAAATAAACCATCAGGTTAGGGACAGGCAGGtgcaggggagaagggaaagcagcagaaaggaaattgGCAAACGCTGTTACCAGTAAACTGGCTTCTCcttccagcttttcttcctcagcttgGTTTGTTCCAAAGAAGGTGGTAGGCTTGATTGCTCCTCCGAGGAAAGGTTGTCTAAGCATGAATAACTCTTTGCCCCCagcccttcttccttccccctgtCCCATGTACGTGCTCCTCTTGCGAGTTTGACCCTGCAATGGTAAGATTTGAGACCTGCACAGAAGCAGTCTTGCAGCCACGTTCCCTCTGCACTTTCATCTTGGGGCACCTTTCCACACAAGGACTCTTCCCACCCAGCACTGCACCCAGCAGTTTGTTCTGCTGGGGGCTCAAGCCAGGAGAAGTCATTGCTGTAGTATCTGGAGGTGAAGGGCAATGCCTTCCcagtctttcatttttctctgcgTTACCATGGGTTTTATGAAGTCTACCCCAGCTTATATGTACTTAGACATTGGATTGTGTTTGCATTGAAGTTGTCTACACCATATGGAGTTGCTCTAGTCTTAGTTGTTCACCGATAGCTACGAGTTTCTTCCGATCCGGACTTGGTAGGCAAAACCAGAGCTCTGCGCTAGCACTTGTGCTGCCCTGGTAGCGCTGCAGGGTTTCCATCCAGTTCTGTAGCTTCTGGTCGGTCTTCTGGAAGCAATTCTAGCCATCcccacttctttttctccagggTAAGGCAAacttccctttccccaccatGCATGCCTGTCTTCTAGAAATACATGGGATTCAGGGTTCTGCCCTTATTACTTAGGTATCTGCGTCTTTCGTTCCCAGCCATCCTGGCTGTCACACAGCACTACATCTACCCCTGGATCTCGTCCTCGCCTGGGCAGGCGGCAGCAAGTGATCTTGGGGCGTATTGTTGATCTAGCAGCTAGTCTGGATGGTGAACctggcacagctgctgcttctccgTCGTTCGGCTGTAGATGGGTTTTTCGGAGCTGTTTGAGCCAGGGTACCCGAGGGAAAGGAGCTGTTGTGTCATGACAAAGTCCTGTTGTAGCAGCAGCAGTCTGTGACCATTCCTGTGCTGTTACTCAGCCAGCAACTGGAGCACATCAGACACTGATGCGGACTGTTATCAATTCCTTCCCTTGCCAGCTGTTTCCCATGGTGGCCTGGGTCCATTGTGGCCTGCAGTGTTGTGGGCACAGCACATGCTATCCCTAATCTCaactgcagcactgctgtgccaCTTTGGGAAACGGCTGGCAGGATCAGCCCGTGTTTCAGCAGCAAGAGAGCTGTCTGAGCTGGTGACCGTGAGCACTTTGAAGCAGTGACTTGCCAGAGTCTCCTGGTCAAGACACCTTCCTGAAGcctctttttctgtgtgcacGCACGCACTTGCACTTCTGGAGCTGGGAGATCGCACTCCAGCACTATTGCATTTGCCCAATGTTTAGGCATTGGAGAAGCACCCTCTTAGCATCCATGTGGAGCACAGTCTGTCAGGGAGAGTCCGTTGGTCCTTCCAGCCAGCACAGGGAGCCGGTGGTGCCAGGCTTCCCAGGGAGGAGTTGGGCTGAGCAGTTGGCTCTGCCAGAACTAAGGATGGAGACAAAACTCTCCTTTGCTCTTGCTCAGTATGGCTgtctcccttccccccacccgCGCCAGGATCTGGCCTTCTCGTTTTGAAATGGAGAACAGCAGGCGAATCTCAGCACGTTTGCGCAGTGCTTTCTGCTCCTTGAAATGCCAGGTCCGCACCCACTGGCCGAAATCCCCTCACCCAGCTCCCTGCGCCTGCGATTTCCAGCTGCCCCTGTGATGCTCCAGAGCCACGAGGCTGGCTACGCAAAGCCCTTCTCGTGTCACCATCCACTGCCGGCATTTTGGAGGGCACGTCCTGCTCTCGGCACTCTGGAAGAAGCAGAGCTTAGCTGTGAACAAAGACCTGGGCTTGCAGAGCTCTCCAAGCACTGGTCTGTGGGTGGATCGCctgtgcagcagctctggccctGCTCTGGCAGGCAGGAGGTCGGGCAGTGTGGCAGACCCCCATCCGGGGTGCAGAGAGATGCTCTGAGCCACAGGCAGGGCAGCGTGAACTGCATGTGTAACTCGCAGCCGCTTTCTGGCTGTGGCTGGTGCTAAATGAATGAATCCCCTTTGAGCAAGGAGCGGGGTGTCTCCAAGATATAAAGGGCCGATTGGGGCAGAGGGGTGAGGCTGTAGCTTCagggcagggaaagggcaggCAGAGAGGCTTGTTCCGCAAATGATTAAACCTCTTACCCGACAAAATTGCGGTTGGTGGTCTACAGACGCTGACTTCCTCTGTCCCCTGTGCCGGGCTGCGGCTGTCCTTAGCCCCACcagccagggagggagggagaaaaaacccTTTGGGGCCGGGCTGAGCTgtggctggggatggagggacgGAGGAGCTCCAGGGTTCCCTGCTTTGCCCAccctttgctctctgcagctgtcaTCTCATGGGGAAGGCGGTCAGCCTGCCCACCCgcctggggaggagggcaggcagccagccagcGCTGCTGGTGTGAGCTGCTCGAGTCCTCCCCTTTGCCCAAGAAgtctctttgtttcttctgatcGTAATCAAGAGCTTTTGCACAGGTTCCTGGGGCTTCCTACCGATGAGCTGTGTATTGGCCTTCTGGGAAGGGGATGCTACTCCCGGGCTGCCGCTACCCCTGCCATCGCTCGCTCTCTAGCTGGCTGTCCCAAACCGAGGCGAGGCGTGCACGGAGGTTTACAAATTTTCTAAAGCTTTTGATAATGTGAAGCTCCTGGGTGATGAGGTTGGTGGTGAGCACACTGCAGCTATGtaattttttgtgtatgtatgtaatATTTAAGGgtaacaaaatttaaaaggctaaaaccttaaaaaaaaaaaatttaaaaacacacaaaaaaagccaaagcatgATGCATATTGTTAGCCTTAAAACTGGCTACATGACTGTGTGATGTACAAATGAGAGCAGCCTGTAACTGTTTTAAGTGCTGGGGTTGGGGAAGAAGCATTACAAAATCAGTTTGTAGCCTTGATTCTGTACAgtatttaatgaagaaaaaaaaaaaaaaaaaaagacctgacTATTGAGGCCATGCTTAGAGGTGTGTCGTTCACGTGCAGATGTGGATGCTTGGTTGCTTACGATATATGTATAAAGTGCTGTGTGaccattaaaactttttttacctgcagaatttttttttgtttggctaaCCAAGGTGTAATAAAGGAGGGAAGATGACTTGCCATTAAATTTTGCCTCTGTGAGTAGTTCTGACtgttgtctctttcttttcccccctccctgccacgCTTTTGGCACTTGCCCTGTCTCCGGCGTGCATCCCTGCGCCAGGGTCTGGACTGGACGGGGTCCCGCTGGCTGAAATCAACGGCACGGAGAGGGCAGCAAGTCCGGAGGGACCCAGGCAGATCTGGCAGCGAGGGGCTGCCCCCATGGCTCTGTATAAGCTAGCTCCCCAAAATCCTGATTCGCGGGGCATCTGtcgggcttttttttttttttcttccttattttccctgctttttgcTGGCACGCGGTAAACGCAGGCTGCCCGGCGGCTCGGCATGTGCCGCAGCACGGCTGGCGGCTCACCtggcagctgccccagcagacGGGGCCAGACCCTGGGGCGAAGCAAAACCCTCTGCAGGTCCCCCAGTCTGGCAGTGGGATGGTTCATGGGCGCTGGTACTGCCTTCCCAGCCCTTACCTCAGCGCACAGGTAAGTGTGTGATGAGATGCAAACGCAGCCATGTCCAGGCTGCTGGGGCCAAGGGACTCCTTGCACCTCCTGGGTGCTGGTGAGCTGTTTAACCCTCACTGCTGTTTGCCCCCGTGGCTGCCCTCCCTCACCCCCCCTCTGCCTGCGAGGAGTGGCTCGAAGGGTGCCAgtgcaggcagaggagatggGCAGTGATGTCAATGTTTTGAGACTTAATGGCTTTGCTGGAGTTGTTCAAAACCAGCAAGCATCTGCCTCTTGAGGGGTgtgtggcagctgctgcccccTCCTTCGGGTGTCAGGAGCGAGGGGCTGCGTGGGGGGAGCTGTCGGGGGCTGCCCTGGAAGAGCCCGTGGCTGCTGGCTGATGGGTTTTGGAAGCAGTCGGGTCAAGGAAGAGACTTGTGCAGCAAAACCTGGGAAAGGGAGGGCAAGGGAGATCCCGAACAACCTGCTGCTGTGAGCAATACAGCTGTCCCTGGGAGAGGCCGGGAGGCGACTCGGGGAGCCTTTCAGGTGCTGCAAACCCAAGTGGCTCAGCTCTGGTGAACTGTCTCACTTGACCGAGTCAGCCAAGAGCTCTGAGCGcatcccctgccctgggctctccctgcagcctcctccgGCAGCGGTGGCTGTTCGATGTGGTCAGAGAGTTCGGCGAAGCGTTGCTGAGCCTGTTTTTACACCTGGCCCAATGCCACGGGGGAAATAACTTTATTGTGGGAGGTggttcccagctgctgcctgccttgctgGCCCTGGAGCTGGAGCTTGGCTCCCTATGAGCGAGCGGAGCcgtggggggcagggggaacaATTGTGCTCTTCTTTCCTGGTTCTGCAATCCTAATTGCATAGTTTGTAGATGAATAAATGCAGACAGCCACCACTGTTTACTCTTCTGCTTTGTACTTGAGCACTGTAAATGAGGTTTAATTACTGCAGTTTTATACCAAACAGGCTGAgtaatgccccccccccccaggcaagCCCCTGGGCAGGGACCTGTTGCAGGGCTCCAGCTGGCCCCGGGCTGCCTGGGAAAGGGGATGTGTGAGCTCCCCGTAGGGCCCCTGCTCCCGGCAGAAAGCCAAACCTCTCCGCTCCAACAATCCCCTCCTTGAACCTCTTCTATGACCCTTTCCCTGCCCTCGCTCAGAGGCACTGAACCTTCCCCAAGCTGTCCCAAAGCGttgctgtggggctgagctcCCTACATTCAATCAGCCCCGGTGTGAGGCTGAGCGGGGAGGTACCAGCACACCCCAAAAATTGGGGTGCCCCATGTCCTACCTCTGCGGTATCTCCCCTGGGAGCATCTCCTGGGGCCATCGCTCCGTGCTGGTTCTGGCCCCAAGATGACAGTGGTCTGGCAGCGCAGGCAGGATGCTGGGGAGCGAAGGGCCGCGGTGCTGAGCTAAATCCATCCTGACAGCCGCGTGGCCGGGCTGCGTGTGAGCCCAGCCGGGGGTGACAGCACCACAGCCCTGCCCCTGACAGCAGCCGTGAGCTCAGATTTAAAACctggggggatttttttgcaaaCGCTAgatatttattgcatttctcACAAGAATAAACTCTGCTTCTACAGGAAGCTTTGGGTAGAAACATTCTTAAAAAAGTCAATTTGTTATACTGGATATATTGGTCCTGACCATCCCTGGGGGTTGGCACTGGCTCTGCGGCAGGGATGCGAGCAATGCCACCGTGTGCATTTGAGctgaggaggggatggggcTGTGCCGGCGCAGCCGCCCGTGGCCAGGACCTTGTACCGGGATAAAACGCGCTGGCGTCTCGCCGGCACCAAGTACCTGATGGGGCTCGTGGCTCATTTTTGGGACAGCACTGGTGGCTGTCCTAAGGGGATAAAGCTAAGCATGGGGGCAAGCGAGGGGACGAGCACCCACGGCCCCTGAGAGCTATTGCtatgggaggaggaggaggttcCTGAGTGGGAGGAAGGCTCTGCTGCCCTTGTGCTGGGCCGTGCCAGCAGCTCAGCGCTGCGGGGTGCAGGGGGAACCTGGCAGCTCAGGAGCCGCTGAGGACGCGGCAGAGGCGGCTGTGGATCTGGCCCTGCACGGGCTCGCAGGCCAGCACCTCGCCGTCCACCGTCATGATGCCCGTGGCCGCCCGCGGCTCCAGGCGGAAAGCCCGGACGGGGACGTAGCGCAGGTGGGGACAGTTCAAGTCCAGGTGGGTCCCCCTGGCCATGGCCAGGAAGATCTTCAGCAGCGCCACGCGGCTGATGCCGGCCTTCAGGTAGAAGAGATGGATGCAACCATCGTGCAGCTGGGCCGCCGGTGCCATCAGCAGGTTGGTGCCCAGGTGGGACTGGTAGATGGCATAGACGGAGACGAACTCCTCCTCGGGGACCACCGTCCAGTGCGCCGGCACCGGCTGGCACAGCGGCACCAGCAACGAGTCGGCGGGCAGAGCCCCAGGCGCTTCCGTCCCCGCCGGCGGCAGGATGCGGCCAGCCTGGCCGTTGGTGACAGGCGCGTGGGGGTCCCTGGGTGCCGGGGGGCTGCCCTGCTCGGGGACAGCGGGCAGGTAGGAGAGGCGGCCCTGGTACACCCGCAGCTTGGCCAGGCACTGGAGGGTGCCCAGGGTGAAGCGGGCATTGCCCAGCCAGCGGTACTTCTCGCTGTCGATGTCCACATCCGAGATGAAGCCCCAGCCGAAGCcgaggaaggagaagaggcgCTTGCCCGAGGCAGTGCTCAGTGAGACCAGGTCCATCTGTGTGTGCAGCCCCTTGCACAGGATGAAGGTGCAGTTCGTCAGCAGCTTCTTCTTGGTGACGTGATCGTTGCTGCAAGGGATGGAGAGGGTGAGTTTGCGCTGGACCCAGCTcggggctgctcctgctgtccCAGCATCCATGCGCAACCCTTGCCCCTCTATCATGGTTGGGATGTATCCCCGCTGGGTGACGGCGTCCCTCGGGgacagctgctgggagagggttTGCTGGGGTTGGGAAGAATAAACCAGCTCCTGAAAGAGGGAactgagctggggctgctgggccaGGGCAATCCTGCTCCCCTCCGCCCTGCACCAGGATCAGCTGTGCCCCAGGGTGGCTCCTTTGGAGTAAAGCTGTGCCAGACTCAGAGCCCAGAGAGGAGAAAGGCtgtggggggagctggggacgCAGGGATGCAGTCATGCTCACGGGGACCAGCTGGGACTGTGCTGCACCAGCCTGTGGGGAGGTGGGGACCCAGGTGGGCATCCCTGTGCTgggcaccccagcacccctcccCTGGGCTgggcaccccagcacccctcccCTGGGCTGGAGCCATGTGCAGCCTTTCGTTTCCCTCACCGCCCCCCCGCCTCGGTGCCAGCGCAGCCTCGTGTGCTGGCCGGTGCGGTGCTGGCAGCGGGTGCCCCCACAGGGTTGGGGCTCACCCTGCGTAGTGGTTGATGGAGGCGGCCAGGGCGTTCCCGGAGCCCCCCGGCAGGATGCACAGAGGCTTCTTCATGGTCTCTTCCCAGTCCGGCCGCTCCATGAGTCCGTTCACCACCTGTAGGGACAGGAGCTTGTGGCACCCGGGACCAGGCAAGGAACCCAGAGGCCCCTGCCCAGCCCGGGGGGAGCAGAGTCTGTGGTGCCCCCGGCCAGGGCAGGACCAAGGCCATGGCTGCCCTGCTTTGCTCCGAGCTAGGTGCCATCTCTCCTTTGCCATTCCCTGCCTGCCTTCGTGTCTCGAAGCTTGGCTTCTGCCCCAGGCACCCCTCTTGTCCCAGCTCTCTGCCCAGCCCGGCCGGGGGGATGCCCCGCAGTGCCCCTCACCTCGTAGAGCAGCCCGTCCCCGGCCATGACCACCAACGTGTCCCACTGCGACAGGTCCTCGTCCCGCACCTTCTCATGTGCATGGTGGGGTCTCTCTGCGGGGGAAAGTGGAGAGAGTCGAGCGTCACCCTCTGTCCTtctgtcctgcctgctgccaacCCCTCAGACGGTGACCCCAGCCCCACTGTCCCCATGGGGGTCCCAGCTAGGGATGCAGGAGGTGAGGCAGTCACCCCTACAGAGTGCAACCGAGTCACCCATCACGTTGTCCAAACCAGCCCCGCAGGAGCCAGAGCTGCAGCGATGCTGGGGGTACGAGGCCCTCAGAGGAACCCATCCCGGGGGGTGGCAGCACCCAGGTAGGATCccaggaaggggagaggaggaggaggagagggagccGCTCACGGACTCACCAGTGATGAAGACGGTGGTGGCGATGTCAGCCTCGGCCAGCATGGGCTGCACCACCGCCTGGAAGTCCTCGAGCGCGCGGCCGGTGCCGCTCTGCGGGTTCAGCAGCACCAGTGCACGGCAGGGCCGGGGCAGCACCCCATAGCTGTCAcctgggcgggggggagagggggactCAGGGTGGTGGGGCCGTGGCACTGCCCGGGGAGGGCTTTCCGAGCCGGGGCAGCATTTGCCACGGCCCCACAGGAAAGGGAGCTGCCCCCGATCCCCACAAGCTCCCAAGGCTGCATCCCTACCCAGAGGCAACGGGAGGTCAGCAGGGATGGAGGGTCCCTGCTGGGAAAGCAAGGGAGGTGGCAGAGATGGGGACATGGGGTCCTGCAGGGACCTTGAGCTCTCCTGCAATCAGCAGAGATGTTTTATGCCCAGGCTGGAGCCCCGCAGCAACCCAGCGATGCCACACTGGAGCTGGGGCTCTACAGCACCGAGCATCCCTGTGCATCCCAGGGCCAcggggtgctgctggctgcatttTCGGACATGCCAAGGAAAGAAAGGTGGAAGTGAAGCAGAGGTTTGAAGCCCAAACACCCCTCAGCTGTGAGTTTTCCCTGCTGAACCCCACGACTCGTGACATGGCTCAGTCCCCCAACGCACAGGGAGCCAGGCACACGGGGGACGGGGGCCAGGGGGACTCGAGGTCCCAATTCCCCACATCCACCCCAGATGGAGCGGGGCCAGAACAGACACCTGTGCTGGCAGACAGatgcttctccttcctctgctccccacGGGGCTCAGGTTTCGTGCGCGAGGGCCCCAGTCGGGCTGTAATTACAAGCCTGGTGGGGGTCTGCATCCTTCTGCCCCCCTGCCCGCTTCCAGCCCCCCCGACATGGGGGGACGGGGTgagcccaggctgcagctgccctCCCAGGAGGAGTGATCCGATGGCACCCaggggagctggaggcagcGTGCTTGTGAGCAGGGCCCCTGGGTTCTGCCTGGGCACCCCGAGTCCCGAAATGAGCAGGGCAGCCTCAAGCCTCTGTAGTGCCTCTGGAAAGCCCCGGCCCTGCAGGGTGAAGCcaatttttttggggggaggaggggtgtTCCCCACCAGCTCTGGACCTCCTAAGCTGTGATCGGACTCCCCAGGGGTGTAGTGGGTTCCCGTCTGGGTGCGTGGGCTGTGCAGGACAGCGTGGGGGCTGTGCCTGCTGACTCAGCAGAAATAGCTGCTCCGTCAGGAGCTGAGTCACAAAAGCAGATGATATTTCCCAACactgccccagggctgggaacCCCCGTCTAACCCGGGGCAGGAGGTctgcctgccccccccaaaCCTTCTCTGCACGCTTTGATTTGAGCTGTTTGACATACAGGCAGCGTTTTTACAGCTAAAACTCCTTCCGTCACCCACActggggatggaggcagggagaggggagctgGGGTAATGGAGGTCCCCACGTGTGCTACCTCCCTGGGGGTGACACCTGGCATCACACCGGTCATGGCCACGCTGGGGCTTCCCTGCGGGTTGGCAGAGCTCCATGAGCTGCCCCGAGGGAAGACATGCCTGGAGCATCCCACCTCTG from Aquila chrysaetos chrysaetos chromosome 5, bAquChr1.4, whole genome shotgun sequence carries:
- the SPHK1 gene encoding sphingosine kinase 1, which produces MAAGRRAPPEPGGGPVLLQGIFGAGATPGAASCSLVLTARELQVRRPPGSSGGSPGPDAALRLADCVGSVAFPAAAAAAACFSVVCYPFRGPRWGSPARQRLERTFRVCLGPDAEGNLRIAQAWSRRIRELSVPAVPTQDGDSYGVLPRPCRALVLLNPQSGTGRALEDFQAVVQPMLAEADIATTVFITERPHHAHEKVRDEDLSQWDTLVVMAGDGLLYEVVNGLMERPDWEETMKKPLCILPGGSGNALAASINHYAGNDHVTKKKLLTNCTFILCKGLHTQMDLVSLSTASGKRLFSFLGFGWGFISDVDIDSEKYRWLGNARFTLGTLQCLAKLRVYQGRLSYLPAVPEQGSPPAPRDPHAPVTNGQAGRILPPAGTEAPGALPADSLLVPLCQPVPAHWTVVPEEEFVSVYAIYQSHLGTNLLMAPAAQLHDGCIHLFYLKAGISRVALLKIFLAMARGTHLDLNCPHLRYVPVRAFRLEPRAATGIMTVDGEVLACEPVQGQIHSRLCRVLSGS